A genomic segment from Micromonospora echinaurantiaca encodes:
- a CDS encoding NADP-dependent isocitrate dehydrogenase: MAKIKVNNPVVELDGDEMTRIIWKQIREQLILPYLDVDLHYYDLSIQHRDETDDQVTVDAANAIKEHGVGVKCATITPDEARVEEFGLKKMWRSPNGTIRNILGGVVFREPIIMSNVPRLVPGWTKPIIIGRHAHGDQYKATDFVVPGPGTVTITYTPADGSAPMEMEVANFPGGGVAMGMYNFDESIRDFARASMRYGLDRGYPVYLSTKNTILKAYDGRFKDIFAEVFENEFKAEFEAAGISYEHRLIDDMVAAALKWEGGFVWACKNYDGDVQSDTVAQGFGSLGLMTSVLMTPDGRTVEAEAAHGTVTRHYRQYQKGEKTSTNPIASIYAWTRGLAHRGKLDNTPAVTEFANTLEQVIIDTVEGGQMTKDLALLISRDAPWLTTDEFMGALDENLARRLAA; the protein is encoded by the coding sequence TGGCGAAGATCAAGGTAAACAACCCGGTCGTGGAGCTCGACGGCGACGAGATGACCCGGATCATCTGGAAGCAGATCCGGGAGCAGCTGATCCTGCCCTACCTCGACGTCGACCTGCACTACTACGACCTGTCGATCCAGCACCGCGACGAGACCGACGACCAGGTCACCGTCGACGCCGCCAACGCCATCAAGGAGCACGGCGTGGGCGTCAAGTGCGCGACGATCACCCCGGACGAGGCCCGGGTGGAGGAGTTCGGCCTCAAGAAGATGTGGCGGTCGCCGAACGGCACCATCCGCAACATCCTCGGCGGCGTCGTGTTCCGCGAGCCGATCATCATGTCCAACGTGCCGCGGCTGGTCCCCGGCTGGACCAAGCCGATCATCATCGGCCGGCACGCCCACGGCGACCAGTACAAGGCCACCGACTTCGTCGTCCCCGGCCCGGGTACGGTGACCATCACCTACACCCCGGCCGACGGCTCCGCCCCGATGGAGATGGAGGTCGCCAACTTCCCCGGCGGCGGCGTCGCCATGGGCATGTACAACTTCGACGAGTCGATCCGCGACTTCGCCCGCGCCTCGATGCGGTACGGCCTGGACCGGGGCTACCCGGTCTACCTGTCGACCAAGAACACCATCCTCAAGGCGTACGACGGCCGGTTCAAGGACATCTTCGCCGAGGTGTTCGAGAACGAGTTCAAGGCCGAGTTCGAGGCCGCCGGCATCAGCTACGAGCACCGGCTGATCGACGACATGGTCGCCGCCGCGCTCAAGTGGGAGGGCGGCTTCGTCTGGGCCTGCAAGAACTACGACGGTGACGTGCAGTCCGACACCGTCGCGCAGGGCTTCGGGTCGCTGGGCCTGATGACCTCGGTGCTGATGACCCCGGACGGCCGTACGGTCGAGGCCGAGGCCGCGCACGGCACTGTCACCCGGCACTACCGGCAGTACCAGAAGGGCGAGAAGACCTCGACCAACCCGATCGCGTCGATCTACGCCTGGACCCGGGGCCTCGCCCACCGGGGCAAGCTGGACAACACCCCGGCGGTCACCGAGTTCGCCAACACCCTGGAGCAGGTCATCATCGACACCGTCGAGGGCGGCCAGATGACCAAGGACCTCGCGCTGCTCATCTCGCGCGACGCTCCGTGGCTGACCACCGACGAGTTCATGGGCGCGCTCGACGAGAACCTGGCGCGCCGCCTCGCCGCCTGA